Sequence from the uncultured Flavobacterium sp. genome:
ATACAAAGAATGATACAAGTTGGCGCGCAACCTATAACTTCTATCCAATATATATTAGAACTTCAAAGAGACTGGGCGCGTCAGGAAACGTATGTTCCGGTAACGAATTTGATGAAAAAACACGGCGGTTCTTACGGTTTAGGAATTCATTATGCACACAACATGTTGAAACACTAATTCATTTCAACCTGAAACCTGAAACTTCAAACCTAAAACAAATAAACAAAACCCTCTTAAGCTTCATTATCTTGGAATCATCAAAATCCATATCGCCAAAAAACAAGAACTTCGGAATCATCGTAATGTGTTTTCTTTTAATGGGAAGCATTACATCGGCACAAAATTTTAAACTTTTGCGTTATGACGAAAACTACGAATTTCTAAAAGATTCAAGCAGAAACTTTTATGAGAATCTAAAATTCATTCCGTTAAACAAACAGAAAGATTTTTATATGTCTCTTGGAGGTGAAGCAAGATATGAATACGTTGATTTCAATAATGAAGATTGGGGAAGATTAAATATTGGTCACAATAACTTTTTTCTGCAACGTTATGATCTTCATGCCGATGTTCATTTAGGAAAAACCTTTAGAGTATTTGCACAATTAAGAAGCGCTTTGCAAGACGGCAGAATCAACGGTCCAAGAGGAATTGACGAAGATCAGTTGAATGTTCAGAATCTTTTTTTAGATGTAAATCTCTATCAAAAAGAAGATAAAAAACTGACCATTCGTGCCGGAAGACAAGAACTTGATTATGGTTCCGGAAGATTAATTTCGGTAAGAGAAGGTCCAAATGCGAGACTTTATTTTACAGGAGTAAAAATAATGTACTCTTCTGCCCGATTATCAATTGACGGTTTTGCTATGATGGCCGATACGATTTACAAAGGCGTTTTTGATAATAAAATGTCGAAACAAATCAATTTATGGGGCGCTTATTCCAAAATAATATTCCCAAAAGCAGGAAATCTGGATCTTTATTATCTCGGAATCAACAGAAAAGAATCTCTTTTTGAAGAAGGAATTGCTCCCGAAAAAAGACATACAATAGGTACAAGATTCTGGAAATATGGCGGTGGTTTTATTTATAATCTGGAAGCTGCTTATCAATTTGGGAGTTTTGGTTCGGGAAATATCAATGCCTGGACGGCTTCTGCAGATTTAGGTTATTCCTTTGAAAACATAAAATTCAAGCCAACGATAAACCTTCGAAATGATTACATCTCCGGAGATCAAAATCAAGGCAATGGAAACCTGCAAACGTTTAATCCGTTATATCCAAAAGGAGGATATTTTGGTTTTAGTCCGCAAGTGGGTCCCGTAAACCTTATCGACATTCATCCTTATGCCACGATGGATTTATTGCCACAATTAAAGATGCAGGTCGATGTGGTTTTTAACTGGAGATATTCACTTCAAGACGGTGTTTACAGGCCAAGCGGAACCTTAAATCTTCCCGGAAGTGCTTCAGACAAACGATACATTGGGACGGCTTATCTTGCCAATTTTACCTATAGCGTCAGCAAATATATATCAGTCGTAAGCGGAATTCAATATTTTAAAACAGGCGCTTTTATCGACGACATCATACCAAATTCTAAAGACGGCGTTTTCTTTAATGCCCGACTCGGATTTAAATTTTAAAAACAACCATTGAACATAATTAATTAACACATAGAAACATAGATTTTGTAATTTTAAAAAGGCGTTTCACTTGCATTAATACACATAGCTATGTGTGAGAAACTAGTTTCTTTTGGATACTCTTTTTTATTCATTTCAAAATATAAATCTATGTCTCTATGTGTTAAAAAAAATTCACGATGACATCAACATTAACTAAATTAACAACAATGAAAAATTCATTAATTTTCTCAACATACAGACTTAGAAATTCTCTAATTCTTTTTATCACATTATTTTTTGCTAATGCATCATTTGCACAAACAGCAGCACTTGGATCAACAACCACTTGGGGAAAAGTTGACGGAGTTTCCATAAACGGATTAGTTCAGGGACCATCTTCAGCCGAAGCAGAATTACAAGTTGCCTGCGTTTTCGAATATACTGAAGGTGACATTTTTAACCCTCCTGCCCTTCCTGCAAACCTAAACGGAATGGTACATTTAGACGATGCCTTAAAAGGAATTATTACCGAATTACGCAAAAGCGGAAAATTCACCGGACATTCTCTTGAAACTTTATTGATTACACCCCCAAAAGGAACTTTGGCAGCCAAACAATTATTGCTTATTGGTCTTGGTGATCGCAATAAATTCACACCAGATTTAATGATAAGTGTAGGAAGTGTTGCCACGCGCGAAGCTTTGCGTTTAGGCGTTTCTAACTTCGCTTTTGCAAGTGATATTAAAGATGCAGGAATCGATTCTCCAACGGCTTTAATAGCAACAAATGTAGTTTTAGGTTCTTTTGAAGCTTACAGAACCCAAACTTATTTAAAAGATAAAAAATTATCAGATTATAAGCCATTGACAAAAATCACTTTACTTGCCGGACCATCATTCTACAATGTTGCAGGCGAAGGAATTAAAGAAGCAATTGCAAAACTTAACGCTAAATAATTGAATTATGAAAGCAGATTTAATTTTATTCAATGGTAAGATTCATAGTTTCAATGCCGAAACGCCAAATGTTACAGCTGTAGCAATCAAAGACGGAAAATTTATTGCAGTTGGAAACGACAGCAACATAATGGAATTTGCATCTGAAGAAACCAAAATAATCGATCTTCAAAATAAACGAGTGGTTCCCGGAATCAACGATTCGCACATTCACCTTATTCGTGGCGGTTTAAATTATAACTTAGAATTACGTTGGGATGGCGTTCCTTCGCTTGCAGATGCACTTCGAATGTTAAAAGAACAAGTTGATCGTACACCAAATCCGCAATGGGTTCGTGTCGTTGGCGGTTGGTCTGAGTTTCAATTTGCTGAACGCCGAATGCCAACTTTACAGGAAATTAATGCAATTGCTCCCGAAACTCCTGTTTTTATTCTGCATTTATACGACAGAGCGATTATGAACAGAGCTGCATTAAAAGCCGTTGGTTATACTAAAAATACGCCAGCGCCTCCCGGAGGACAAATTGAACGTGATTCAAACGGCGAACCAACCGGACTTATTATTGCTACTCCAAATGCCATGATTTTGTATTCTACTTTGGCAAAAGGACCAACGCTTTCGTA
This genomic interval carries:
- a CDS encoding alginate export family protein, with the protein product MESSKSISPKNKNFGIIVMCFLLMGSITSAQNFKLLRYDENYEFLKDSSRNFYENLKFIPLNKQKDFYMSLGGEARYEYVDFNNEDWGRLNIGHNNFFLQRYDLHADVHLGKTFRVFAQLRSALQDGRINGPRGIDEDQLNVQNLFLDVNLYQKEDKKLTIRAGRQELDYGSGRLISVREGPNARLYFTGVKIMYSSARLSIDGFAMMADTIYKGVFDNKMSKQINLWGAYSKIIFPKAGNLDLYYLGINRKESLFEEGIAPEKRHTIGTRFWKYGGGFIYNLEAAYQFGSFGSGNINAWTASADLGYSFENIKFKPTINLRNDYISGDQNQGNGNLQTFNPLYPKGGYFGFSPQVGPVNLIDIHPYATMDLLPQLKMQVDVVFNWRYSLQDGVYRPSGTLNLPGSASDKRYIGTAYLANFTYSVSKYISVVSGIQYFKTGAFIDDIIPNSKDGVFFNARLGFKF
- a CDS encoding M17 family peptidase N-terminal domain-containing protein — translated: MTSTLTKLTTMKNSLIFSTYRLRNSLILFITLFFANASFAQTAALGSTTTWGKVDGVSINGLVQGPSSAEAELQVACVFEYTEGDIFNPPALPANLNGMVHLDDALKGIITELRKSGKFTGHSLETLLITPPKGTLAAKQLLLIGLGDRNKFTPDLMISVGSVATREALRLGVSNFAFASDIKDAGIDSPTALIATNVVLGSFEAYRTQTYLKDKKLSDYKPLTKITLLAGPSFYNVAGEGIKEAIAKLNAK